The following are from one region of the Harpia harpyja isolate bHarHar1 chromosome 4, bHarHar1 primary haplotype, whole genome shotgun sequence genome:
- the RPL23 gene encoding 60S ribosomal protein L23 → MSKRGRGGSSGAKFRISLGLPVGAVINCADNTGAKNLYIISVKGIKGRLNRLPAAGVGDMVMATVKKGKPELRKKVHPAVVIRQRKSYRRKDGVFLYFEDNAGVIVNNKGEMKGSAITGPVAKECADLWPRIASNAGSIA, encoded by the exons atgtcgAAGCGAG GACGCGGCGGTTCATCCGGTGCCAAGTTCCGTATCTCCCTCGGTCTCCCGGTGGGTGCCGTGATCAACTGTGCGGACAACACAG GTGCCAAGAACCTGTACATCATCTCCGTCAAGGGGATCAAGGGGCGTCTGAACAGGCTGCCGGCGGCTGGCGTGGGCGATATGGTGATGGCCACCGTCAAGAAGGGCAAGCCAGAGCTGAGGAAGAAGG TCCACCCAGCAGTGGTCATTCGGCAGCGGAAATCGTACAGGAGAAAAGATGGGGTGTTCCTCTATTTTGAAGACAATGCAGGAGTGATAGTAAATAACAAAGGTGAAATGAAAG gctCTGCAATCACAGGCCCTGTGGCTAAGGAGTGTGCGGATCTGTGGCCCAGGATAGCCTCCAATGCGGGAAGCATTGCGTAA